The following proteins are co-located in the Eriocheir sinensis breed Jianghai 21 chromosome 1, ASM2467909v1, whole genome shotgun sequence genome:
- the LOC126985992 gene encoding uncharacterized protein LOC126985992, with amino-acid sequence MRTNVGDLTHNFVLRHRADVVAVTETWLTEEVEPTFGKIQGYSHWVRKDRENRAGGGVAACFKDCLNVQKLEVTLPHRTEALFFRVALTDNSGLLLCVMYRPPRQRRAPLDCLTEELDTLLLRHQCSHVMVVGDLNFHLEQGAFDNLLTVQGLVNHVTFPTHERGGLLDPVLSDLPEASLRCQQLGPVGSSDHYAVLARVELTTEREDAVPRTIWLWERADWPSMRHAVEDTDWVTLLDGDAEAKARALTTKLLALQQEYVPSRVYLARPSDPAWFGFRCRVAAEAKHAAWERPDGSTATSSGDKASLMAELFAKKMKVGDPERPAPVLPQETDRVISSVSVTAGQVERLLSALDAGKAVGPDDISPRLLKNCAKELSGPLSAVFTSCLMECNGNLRHARPGNPRGVAALRGARVGTEGAKGRAARG; translated from the exons ATGCGCACAAATGTTGGCGACCTCACCCACAATTTTGTCCTGCGCCATCGAGCCGACGTTGTTGCTGTGACGGAAACGTGGCTCACTGAGGAGGTGGAGCCAACGTTTGGCAAAATCCAGGGTTATTCCCACTgggtgaggaaggacagggagaacaGAGCAGGCGGAGGCGTGGCTGCCTGCTTTAAGGACTGCCTAAATGTACAGAAGCTCGAGGTGACGCTGCCTCACCGAACGGAAGCTCTATTTTTCAGGGTGGCACTGACGGACAACAGtggtctcctcctctgtgtcatgtACCGCCCCCCTAGGCAAAGGCGGGCTCCTCTGGATTGCCTGACGGAGGAGCTCGACACCCTGCTCCTGCGTCACCAGTGCtcccacgtgatggtggtgggagatctAAACTTCCACCTGGAGCAGGGAGCCTTTGATAACttactgacggtgcagggtctggtaAACCACGTAACCTTCCCCACACATGAGCGAGGAGGGCTACTGGACCCTGTGCTATCGGACCTCCCCGAGGCCAGCCTCCGCTGCCAGCAGCTGGGGCCAGTGGGCAGCTCTGACCACTATGCCGTACTGGCTCGGGTTGAGCTGACCACAGAGAGGGAAGACGCAGTCCCGCGCACCATCTGGCTTTGGGAGAGGGCCGACTGGCCGTCAATGAGACACGCCGTGGAGGACACGGACTGGGTGACCCTGTTGGATGGGGACGCCGAGGCCAAGGCACGGGCTCTCACCACCAAGCTCCTTGCCCTCCAGCAAGAATATGTCCCCAGCAGGGTGTACCTCGCCAGGCCTAGTGACCCCGCTTGGTTCGGTTTCCGATGCCGGGTTGCTGCCGAGGCCAAGCATGCCGCCTGGGAAAG GCCTGACGGTTCCACGGCCACAAGCAGTGGAGACAAAGCCTCGCTCATGGCTGAACTATTCgccaagaaaatgaaggttggtgACCCGGAACGACCCGCACCTGTGCTGCCACAGGAGACCGACCGTGTTATCTCCTCTGTGTCGGTGACGGCAGGGCAGGTTGAGCGGCTGCTCAGCGCGCTGGACGCAGGTAAAGCCGTTGGCCCGGATGACATAAGCCCACGCCTCCTCAAGAATTGTGCCAAGGAGCTTTCAggtcctctctccgccgtcttcacgtcttgcctgaTGGAGTGCAA TGGAAACCTGAGGCACGCACGACCAGGGAATCCGAGGGGCGTCGCGGCACTGCGGGGCGCGAGGGTTGGCACTGAGGGCGCCAAAGGGCGGGCCGCGAGAGGCTGA